The following coding sequences lie in one Pontibacter sp. G13 genomic window:
- a CDS encoding NirD/YgiW/YdeI family stress tolerance protein: MKTLILTLICLLGFSCTYAQYQGPKENRVESINVAHIMDNADDLDHREAVVQVKGFIAEQISDEEFWFEDSSGRLKVEIDEEIMPNMPFDQTQHVVLTGEIDEEMGRVKMEVAQIELVDN; encoded by the coding sequence ATGAAAACTCTGATCCTCACGCTGATATGCCTTTTGGGATTCAGCTGTACATACGCCCAATATCAAGGGCCCAAAGAAAATAGGGTGGAGTCCATAAACGTGGCTCACATCATGGACAATGCCGACGACCTCGATCACAGGGAGGCCGTGGTGCAAGTGAAAGGCTTCATCGCCGAGCAGATTTCAGATGAAGAATTCTGGTTCGAGGATTCCTCCGGAAGGCTGAAGGTGGAGATCGACGAAGAGATCATGCCCAATATGCCTTTTGACCAGACACAACATGTGGTTCTGACTGGAGAGATTGACGAAGAGATGGGACGCGTCAAAATGGAGGTCGCACAGATAGAGCTGGTAGACAACTGA
- a CDS encoding NAD(P)/FAD-dependent oxidoreductase produces MDNPKTTFNLVGAGLAGSLMTVYLAQKGHEVHVFERRPDMRKNTLDGGRSINLALSARGIKALEETGLLEDIMEISIPMYGRIMHGKEGTITHQSYSNDGKSCIYSVSRAELNMRLMTLAESHENVHFQFDVAADDVNLKTGEITLKNLQDGSTFQAPGERTIAADGAFSAVRYAMQKMPRFDFSQDYLAHGYKELTIPAGPNGEFQLDKNALHIWPRGHFMMIALPNMDGSFTCTLFFPFEGPQSFDALNTREEVQAFFEAEFPDAIPLMPTLLDDYFENPTSSLVTIRCYPWILADKIALLGDASHAIVPFFGQGMNAAFEDCTVMAACVDQGNDDWKAIFEDYQKQRKVHADAIANMALENFIEMRDKTADEDFLFRKKVEHVIGRNIDAYKSRYELVSFSTIPYADAYRQGERNMEILAELMENLDHPDDVDIERAKHMIVEQ; encoded by the coding sequence ATGGACAACCCAAAGACAACTTTTAACTTGGTGGGCGCCGGACTCGCCGGTTCCCTGATGACGGTCTATCTCGCCCAAAAAGGTCACGAGGTGCATGTGTTTGAGCGACGCCCCGATATGCGCAAAAACACCCTGGATGGAGGCCGATCCATCAACCTCGCCCTTTCCGCACGTGGAATCAAGGCCCTAGAGGAAACAGGACTTCTCGAAGATATCATGGAAATCTCCATCCCCATGTATGGCCGAATCATGCATGGCAAGGAAGGAACCATCACCCACCAGTCCTACTCCAACGACGGCAAATCCTGCATTTATTCCGTTTCCCGAGCAGAGTTGAATATGCGACTCATGACCTTGGCGGAATCGCATGAAAACGTTCATTTCCAGTTCGATGTAGCAGCCGACGATGTAAACCTAAAAACTGGGGAGATCACCCTCAAGAACCTTCAAGATGGCTCCACATTCCAAGCTCCCGGTGAGCGGACCATCGCAGCAGATGGTGCTTTTTCTGCAGTCAGATACGCGATGCAGAAAATGCCTCGGTTCGATTTCTCCCAAGATTACCTCGCGCATGGATACAAGGAATTGACCATTCCAGCAGGTCCCAACGGCGAGTTCCAATTGGACAAAAACGCTCTCCACATTTGGCCTCGCGGGCATTTCATGATGATCGCGCTACCCAACATGGATGGGTCCTTTACCTGCACCTTGTTCTTCCCATTCGAAGGCCCTCAAAGTTTCGACGCGCTCAATACCCGTGAAGAAGTGCAGGCATTCTTCGAGGCGGAATTCCCGGATGCAATTCCGCTGATGCCGACCTTGCTGGATGATTACTTCGAGAATCCGACCTCTTCGCTTGTGACGATTAGATGCTATCCGTGGATTTTGGCGGACAAGATTGCCCTGCTGGGAGATGCGAGCCATGCGATCGTGCCGTTTTTCGGACAAGGGATGAATGCCGCTTTCGAGGATTGCACCGTCATGGCTGCATGCGTCGATCAGGGAAATGATGATTGGAAAGCCATTTTTGAGGATTATCAAAAGCAGCGCAAAGTCCACGCTGATGCCATCGCCAACATGGCCCTCGAAAACTTCATCGAAATGCGTGACAAGACCGCGGACGAAGATTTCCTCTTCCGCAAGAAGGTCGAACACGTCATCGGCAGAAATATCGATGCCTACAAGTCCCGCTACGAGCTCGTTTCCTTTAGCACCATCCCCTATGCC
- a CDS encoding class I SAM-dependent methyltransferase: MPKWYFKAALQRGISLLPYSHRINHWVQRRMGTLQLSSFFLEDRLIAVKRHLDAARSCFQGAMPQKMLEVGTGWYPVVPIGLFLSGVEEVWSMDVRSLSSLAQIRELVLYLSTPEIKALLNQHLGDWDKRKFQALQQAVAKSPTSNLDRLSALGIHFKIGDARSIPIDWGKFDWITSNNTFEHIPEPVLVDMLSGMYEVVESGGGMSHYIDMVDHYHYADPEISPIHFLRFSANQWSWVENSLHYQNRLRLSEYRACYARAGVPIHHVDMEHLPEDALNAVNLHPQYQDLPQDDLLVGYASIVSRK; encoded by the coding sequence ATGCCCAAGTGGTATTTCAAGGCGGCACTTCAACGAGGGATTTCCTTGTTGCCCTATTCCCATCGGATCAACCATTGGGTACAGCGGCGCATGGGAACCCTTCAACTTTCCTCTTTCTTTCTGGAAGATCGACTGATTGCCGTGAAAAGGCATCTAGATGCTGCACGTTCCTGTTTTCAGGGAGCAATGCCACAAAAGATGCTTGAGGTCGGAACCGGCTGGTATCCAGTGGTTCCGATTGGACTATTCTTGTCAGGCGTGGAGGAAGTTTGGAGCATGGATGTGAGGTCTCTGAGCTCCTTGGCCCAAATCCGTGAATTGGTCCTCTATCTATCTACTCCGGAAATCAAAGCCCTACTGAATCAGCATTTGGGAGACTGGGATAAACGGAAATTTCAAGCGCTCCAGCAAGCTGTTGCCAAAAGCCCTACATCCAATCTGGATAGACTCTCAGCATTGGGAATTCATTTCAAGATTGGAGATGCAAGATCAATTCCGATCGATTGGGGGAAATTTGACTGGATTACCTCCAACAATACATTTGAGCATATCCCAGAACCTGTGCTCGTGGACATGCTTTCAGGTATGTACGAAGTAGTGGAATCGGGAGGAGGAATGAGTCATTACATTGATATGGTAGATCATTACCATTATGCCGACCCTGAGATTTCTCCCATCCATTTTCTGAGGTTTTCCGCTAATCAATGGAGTTGGGTGGAGAATTCCCTCCATTATCAAAATCGCCTGAGACTATCCGAATATCGGGCCTGCTATGCACGAGCTGGGGTGCCCATCCATCACGTCGATATGGAACATCTTCCAGAGGATGCATTGAATGCGGTCAATCTCCATCCTCAATATCAAGATCTGCCTCAAGATGACTTGTTGGTGGGGTATGCTTCCATCGTTTCCCGAAAATAA
- a CDS encoding T9SS type A sorting domain-containing protein, with amino-acid sequence MIRFFTGLLFFLSAHLTLNAQITLDMTHMPTPGYAPWVSIADTLMIGDPGLTGEGITWDYSSLSPISQRRDSFISPSQAPFSYQILFFGADVVRVQSAPDSIGGFAIQEVYEFFDTQMGAFHNMGYGATINGLPVTLANNPTDSVLTLPLLYTRVDSSVASATLNAFGIYVQQNSKRWNHCDGWGTLITPYGTFNVLHMVTDIVGDDTISINGSGFSIQRPKTRQYKWLAQEEGLPVLQINAIVNDSLGTEVITSVEYIDIFRNLGPLANHRVQQPLGMYPNPTQGALNLDLGHTFDQQAELSIFDLQGRKVWQQAISPQAPRLNVGHLPAGVYQIEIALDGDIRSGKLVIE; translated from the coding sequence ATGATTCGATTTTTTACAGGTCTCCTGTTCTTCCTCTCCGCTCACCTGACGCTCAACGCCCAGATTACGTTGGATATGACCCACATGCCCACGCCGGGATATGCCCCTTGGGTATCCATTGCCGACACCTTGATGATCGGCGATCCGGGTTTGACGGGGGAAGGGATCACATGGGATTATTCTTCCCTCAGCCCTATCAGTCAGCGAAGAGATAGCTTTATCAGTCCTTCTCAGGCACCCTTTTCCTATCAGATCTTGTTTTTCGGCGCAGATGTCGTGCGGGTCCAGTCCGCCCCAGATTCAATCGGGGGCTTTGCGATCCAAGAAGTGTATGAGTTTTTCGATACACAGATGGGGGCTTTCCACAATATGGGGTACGGCGCAACCATCAACGGCCTGCCCGTTACGCTGGCCAACAACCCTACCGATTCGGTTCTGACCCTGCCGCTCTTGTACACAAGAGTGGATTCATCCGTCGCTTCTGCCACGTTGAATGCATTCGGAATATATGTTCAGCAGAATTCCAAAAGGTGGAATCACTGTGATGGCTGGGGAACACTCATCACGCCTTACGGCACGTTCAATGTCCTTCACATGGTCACCGATATCGTGGGAGATGATACGATCTCCATCAACGGGTCCGGGTTTTCCATTCAGCGTCCCAAGACCCGTCAGTACAAGTGGTTGGCCCAAGAAGAGGGACTCCCTGTCCTACAAATCAATGCGATCGTCAATGACTCTCTCGGAACCGAGGTGATCACCAGTGTTGAATACATTGACATTTTCCGCAACCTTGGACCGTTGGCCAATCATCGCGTGCAACAACCATTAGGCATGTACCCAAACCCCACCCAAGGCGCATTGAACCTGGATTTGGGGCATACTTTCGATCAACAAGCAGAACTGTCGATTTTCGACCTTCAAGGAAGAAAAGTTTGGCAACAGGCCATTTCACCTCAGGCGCCTCGACTGAATGTGGGACATCTTCCCGCTGGCGTCTATCAGATTGAAATTGCCTTGGATGGTGACATCCGCTCCGGCAAACTCGTGATCGAATAA
- a CDS encoding menaquinone biosynthesis protein encodes MMETLHIALVSYINTRPFMDGFDRYFHGEGIEFHLMPPADCARHLHSGDCQMALVPVGSLLDFQQIGILPNYCIGANGPVESVCIFSHVPIEEVDTLILDSHSRSSNGLAMILLKHHWNISPQIKRPLQRDFDQIQGKTAGVIIGDQAIRVYHDYPYVYDLSAAWQDLTGLPFAFAVWAYQPDAFSPKVLGQLETAMGYGVANARQSAQRWADHYQIDPAYADHYLHRCIDYRFDPDKHRAMEWYLSLLKEIQIPAPQS; translated from the coding sequence ATGATGGAGACCCTCCATATCGCCCTCGTTTCCTATATCAACACACGTCCTTTCATGGATGGGTTTGATCGGTATTTTCATGGCGAGGGTATAGAATTTCATTTAATGCCGCCCGCAGACTGCGCGCGGCATTTGCATTCGGGAGATTGCCAAATGGCCCTCGTCCCGGTAGGCTCTCTGTTGGACTTTCAGCAGATCGGCATATTGCCCAACTACTGCATCGGAGCCAACGGTCCTGTGGAATCCGTTTGCATTTTTTCCCATGTCCCGATTGAAGAGGTCGACACCTTGATTCTGGATAGCCACTCCCGAAGCTCCAACGGTTTGGCGATGATCCTCCTCAAGCACCATTGGAACATTTCCCCACAAATCAAACGGCCGCTCCAACGAGATTTTGACCAGATTCAAGGCAAGACCGCCGGGGTTATCATCGGAGATCAAGCTATCCGGGTATACCATGATTATCCGTATGTCTACGATCTCTCCGCAGCATGGCAAGACCTCACGGGACTCCCATTTGCATTCGCAGTTTGGGCATACCAACCCGATGCATTCTCCCCCAAGGTGCTAGGTCAACTGGAAACCGCGATGGGCTATGGAGTCGCCAATGCCCGGCAAAGTGCGCAGAGATGGGCAGACCACTACCAGATCGATCCCGCCTATGCCGATCATTACCTCCACAGATGCATTGACTATCGGTTTGATCCAGACAAACACCGGGCGATGGAATGGTATCTCTCCCTTTTGAAGGAAATCCAAATTCCCGCTCCACAATCCTGA
- a CDS encoding histidine phosphatase family protein: MADSRVHIYFFRHGETDYNRRGIVQGGGVDSDLNDLGRQQAEAFFKTYAHLTFDAVYASKLKRTQQTLGPWVDSGYSFETHAGLNELSWGVHEGVVPTPEQRKEFLGILSKWSEGQLDLRVPEGESPIEAWDRAKSFFEEIAEKHAGQRILVCSHGRQLRVILSSLLGTEMREMERYKHDNTALSIVKFGGDGPATLELLNDTSHLNFN, translated from the coding sequence ATGGCAGATAGCCGCGTACATATCTACTTCTTCAGACATGGCGAAACCGACTACAACCGTCGGGGAATCGTGCAGGGAGGCGGGGTCGATTCTGACCTCAACGATCTGGGCAGGCAACAGGCAGAAGCGTTTTTCAAGACGTATGCCCATCTGACTTTTGATGCGGTCTATGCTTCCAAGCTGAAGCGTACACAACAGACGTTGGGCCCTTGGGTGGATTCAGGTTATTCATTCGAGACACATGCGGGGTTGAATGAATTGAGCTGGGGAGTTCACGAAGGCGTTGTGCCTACTCCAGAGCAGCGAAAGGAATTTTTGGGAATCCTCTCCAAATGGTCTGAAGGCCAATTGGATCTCCGGGTGCCCGAGGGAGAATCCCCCATCGAGGCATGGGATCGCGCCAAGTCCTTCTTCGAGGAAATCGCCGAAAAGCATGCAGGTCAACGAATCTTGGTATGCTCCCATGGTCGCCAGCTCCGCGTCATCCTATCGAGCCTACTCGGCACTGAAATGCGTGAGATGGAACGCTATAAGCACGACAATACCGCCCTCAGCATCGTCAAATTCGGAGGAGACGGCCCTGCAACGCTCGAGCTTCTCAACGACACTTCACATCTGAATTTCAACTAG
- a CDS encoding alpha/beta hydrolase, whose product MTPQEARLRTDRMYYLAQRLFDYKPVRLFEVEDRQIDGRSCKIPIRIYKPEQSESLPVIVYFHGGGFVLRSIETHDRVCRRLARDNRSIVVSVGYRLAPEHKYPAAVHDAYDATEWVAQHAESFGADPERLVVMGDSAGGNLAGAVALMARNNQGPKILQQVLLYPCTDGRFVMPSTQQFGKGFILTKELMEWFYSQYAPDGMDMGNTYSALLLNENLQGLPPAIILTAQYDPLRDEGYAYAEKLKSAGVPVTYLESKGLVHGFMNLPKLSKRVLKAYQFIREELNQVYDSQSLEHLAPASHDS is encoded by the coding sequence ATGACCCCCCAGGAAGCCCGGCTTCGTACTGACAGAATGTATTATCTGGCGCAACGCTTATTTGATTACAAACCCGTCCGACTTTTCGAAGTCGAAGACCGCCAAATAGATGGCAGGTCGTGCAAGATCCCGATTCGGATTTACAAGCCCGAACAATCGGAGAGCCTTCCTGTAATCGTCTATTTCCACGGTGGTGGATTTGTGCTTCGAAGTATCGAAACACACGACCGAGTGTGCCGGAGATTGGCACGAGACAATAGGTCTATTGTGGTATCTGTAGGATATCGGCTCGCTCCCGAGCACAAATATCCTGCGGCTGTACACGATGCCTACGACGCAACTGAATGGGTTGCCCAGCATGCCGAAAGCTTTGGAGCAGATCCAGAACGATTGGTGGTTATGGGCGACAGTGCAGGCGGAAACCTTGCAGGAGCAGTAGCACTGATGGCTCGCAACAACCAAGGTCCCAAAATCCTTCAACAGGTACTCCTTTACCCCTGTACGGATGGAAGATTCGTGATGCCTTCCACCCAACAGTTTGGCAAAGGATTCATCCTCACCAAGGAATTGATGGAATGGTTTTACAGCCAATATGCCCCCGATGGGATGGATATGGGCAATACCTACAGCGCTTTATTGCTCAACGAAAACCTACAGGGGCTGCCACCTGCCATCATCTTGACAGCCCAGTACGACCCGCTGCGAGATGAAGGATACGCCTATGCCGAAAAGCTCAAATCTGCCGGAGTGCCGGTAACATACTTGGAATCCAAGGGATTGGTACACGGGTTCATGAACCTACCGAAGCTTTCCAAGCGAGTATTGAAGGCGTACCAATTCATTCGGGAAGAGCTCAACCAAGTCTACGACAGTCAATCTCTTGAGCATTTGGCTCCAGCCAGCCATGATTCGTAA
- the mqnE gene encoding aminofutalosine synthase MqnE → MRLLSHIHSAGHLSPQASAIAEKVLNDQRISDEDAIYLYEHADLPFLSMLAHHIRTRKHGRKTYFNRNFHIEPTNVCIYTCSFCSYSRRIKKREDGWEFTLDEMLDQVKAYDGKPVTEVHIVGGVLPQYNYQFYIDLFQAIKEHRPELHIKALTPVEYHYIFKKAKVSYEEGMKAMIEAGLDSMPGGGAEIFHPEIRDQIAGGKCSGDEWLEIHEISHNQGIRTNATMLYGHIEEYWHRVDHMRQLRELQDRTGGFQTFIPLKFRNQNNEMSHLPEVSVIEDLRNYAIARIYLDNFDHIKAYWPMIGRKTAQLSLSFGVNDIDGTIDDTTKIYSMAGAEDQNPAMSTPELIDMVKRAGMHPIERDTIYNVIHDFEVEEFEPESVDA, encoded by the coding sequence ATGCGTTTGTTAAGCCATATTCACTCCGCTGGACATCTATCCCCACAAGCTTCTGCCATCGCAGAAAAAGTCCTGAACGATCAGCGAATTTCTGACGAGGATGCCATCTATCTGTATGAGCATGCAGATTTGCCCTTCCTCTCGATGCTGGCCCATCACATTCGCACGCGCAAGCACGGGAGAAAAACCTACTTCAACCGCAACTTCCACATTGAGCCCACCAATGTCTGCATTTATACCTGTTCCTTCTGCTCCTATTCGCGCAGAATCAAGAAACGGGAAGACGGCTGGGAATTCACCTTGGACGAAATGCTGGATCAGGTGAAAGCCTATGACGGCAAACCGGTCACGGAAGTACACATCGTAGGAGGCGTTTTGCCTCAATACAACTACCAGTTCTACATCGATCTCTTCCAGGCGATCAAAGAACATCGCCCTGAATTGCATATCAAGGCCCTGACCCCAGTCGAGTATCACTACATTTTCAAGAAAGCCAAAGTCAGCTACGAAGAGGGCATGAAGGCCATGATCGAAGCTGGCCTAGACTCCATGCCTGGCGGTGGCGCAGAAATCTTCCACCCAGAGATTCGCGATCAAATTGCCGGCGGAAAATGTAGCGGAGACGAATGGCTCGAAATCCATGAAATCTCCCACAATCAGGGCATCCGCACCAATGCCACCATGCTTTATGGTCACATCGAGGAATATTGGCACCGCGTGGATCACATGCGCCAACTCCGCGAACTACAAGACCGCACAGGCGGATTCCAGACATTCATTCCCCTGAAGTTCCGCAACCAGAACAATGAGATGTCTCATTTGCCGGAAGTCTCCGTCATCGAAGATCTCCGCAATTATGCCATCGCACGAATTTATCTGGACAACTTCGACCACATCAAGGCTTACTGGCCGATGATCGGCAGGAAAACCGCTCAATTGTCGCTCTCTTTTGGAGTCAATGACATCGACGGAACCATCGACGACACCACCAAGATCTACTCTATGGCTGGAGCCGAAGATCAGAATCCTGCTATGTCCACCCCGGAATTGATCGATATGGTCAAACGGGCAGGCATGCACCCGATCGAACGAGATACCATCTACAATGTCATTCACGATTTCGAAGTCGAGGAATTCGAGCCGGAATCCGTAGATGCCTAA
- a CDS encoding DNA alkylation repair protein, whose protein sequence is MPEPLPFSSLEALKSGFAMLGDPELAAKRAKAFRITAGNMLGISMKEIKAFAKPIGTHHAWALELYKSSVHEHRLLAALMADPKQFDWETLNQWVEAFDSWDLCDTVSTQIIVLQPDYRSHLVGWAIQEAEFIRRTPFATIAGAAHRYKSQPDPYFQTFFPLIETYAYDERNFVKKAVSWALRGIGKRNPNLRDSAIALAGRIKNQNSKGARWVAHDVLRELQNPDLKLRNYPREVWKPR, encoded by the coding sequence ATGCCTGAACCTCTACCATTTTCTTCCCTCGAAGCCCTAAAATCAGGATTCGCCATGTTGGGAGATCCAGAACTTGCCGCCAAGCGTGCCAAAGCATTTCGCATCACTGCCGGCAACATGCTGGGGATATCCATGAAGGAAATCAAAGCTTTTGCCAAGCCAATTGGAACCCATCATGCGTGGGCCCTCGAGCTTTACAAATCCTCTGTTCATGAGCATCGGTTACTGGCAGCTTTGATGGCGGACCCTAAACAGTTTGATTGGGAAACCCTAAATCAGTGGGTGGAAGCCTTCGACAGCTGGGATCTGTGCGATACCGTCAGCACTCAGATCATTGTTCTTCAACCTGACTACCGATCCCATTTGGTGGGTTGGGCAATCCAAGAGGCAGAATTCATTCGCAGAACGCCTTTCGCGACCATCGCTGGAGCTGCCCATCGGTACAAATCCCAACCAGATCCCTACTTTCAGACGTTCTTTCCACTCATCGAAACCTATGCATACGATGAGCGGAACTTCGTCAAAAAAGCGGTTAGTTGGGCGCTACGAGGGATCGGAAAAAGAAACCCCAATCTCAGAGATTCGGCGATTGCCCTTGCCGGCAGGATCAAAAATCAGAATTCGAAAGGCGCGAGATGGGTAGCCCACGACGTACTCAGAGAGCTACAAAATCCAGATCTCAAGCTCAGAAATTACCCCAGAGAGGTATGGAAACCCAGATAG
- a CDS encoding SNF2-related protein, translating into MRLVDHTEPFQVAYSIYHHEYLGYLISAHYVQLLPNGSLSLVHQGAYPDNISQFSHGLEEGDSELIKLSGEILPREIIKKFGGNPRQEAEFFLKRFDGEVKKLIDAYIQRRLASILPLLRGKHVFAMGKDSYPAQHPIKVLEEEASVLFHFRRKETFTRYFPTIKLREEKIEFQNKGAIMLCLDPAWILLEGEIFTFEEHLDGKKLKPFLLKEFISIPREREEEYYRKFVTQIVERYPVYAKGFEIRQVHKTPEFSLLVQEHDQNAFSFSRQVGYDRFHFPLDKPGGTKASFEIEEGEYLFYKVIRDTDAEAKIRTLLDGVAPNSNSLTPWEYVDKEKGLQWLSAHSAELQGNGVRIIQSSERYQITLDRPEVVISTQESGDWFDIKAVVRIGAFEIPFIKFKQHILRNKREYLLPDGTVAILPDEWFSDYRHLMEVSDEPNGEVLRIKKYQAPLLNFPSTPNGLKEKIRNLANYEGVPEVTPPKNLKAKLRNYQEEGYNWLHFMKEQGMGGILADDMGLGKTLQTLSLLQSEYENGAEIPTLVVLPTSLIHNWQKEATKFTPDLTIHLHIGVGRTKDLAVFASKHLIITTYGIVRQDIELLKDFPFHYVVLDESQMIKNPDSKTAKAVRKLAARHRLSLTGTPIENTVMDIWSQMSFLNPGLLGNESFFKKFYVLPIERESDEKRSEKLRRIIYPFILRRKKEQVEKDLPPKIEKLHYCGMTSNQQSLYEETKNTYRNYLMELISQNIWKKNKLNILTGLQKLRQIAIHPKMLEPDETELKDSGKYQEVKRMLQTVLSKEGSKVLIFSQFVKMLHILRDDLKEQGITYNYLDGATKDRQGQVDSFQENDDIRVFLISLKAGGVGLNLTAADYVFILDPWWNPAVESQAVDRSHRIGQKHTVIYYKFITKDTIEEKILNLQRVKAKLSDDIIAVEEDIYKSLDAVDLEELLK; encoded by the coding sequence ATGCGCCTGGTTGACCACACCGAACCTTTTCAAGTCGCGTACTCCATTTACCACCATGAGTACTTGGGATACTTGATTTCAGCCCACTATGTCCAGTTGTTGCCCAATGGAAGCCTCAGCTTGGTACATCAGGGGGCTTATCCCGACAATATCTCCCAGTTTTCACATGGATTAGAGGAGGGAGACTCCGAGTTGATCAAACTATCTGGGGAAATTTTACCTCGTGAAATTATCAAAAAATTCGGAGGTAATCCGAGACAGGAAGCCGAGTTTTTTCTCAAACGGTTTGATGGAGAGGTCAAAAAGCTCATTGACGCGTATATCCAGCGAAGATTGGCGTCTATCCTGCCTTTGCTGAGAGGCAAACACGTTTTTGCGATGGGAAAGGACAGCTATCCTGCCCAACACCCCATCAAGGTTCTGGAAGAAGAGGCTTCCGTACTTTTTCACTTTCGTCGAAAAGAGACCTTCACCCGCTACTTTCCCACCATCAAATTGCGGGAAGAAAAGATCGAATTCCAGAACAAGGGAGCGATCATGCTTTGCCTAGATCCAGCTTGGATCTTGCTGGAAGGAGAAATTTTCACTTTCGAAGAACATCTTGACGGCAAAAAGCTCAAGCCATTCTTGCTGAAGGAGTTCATCTCCATTCCTCGTGAGCGAGAAGAAGAGTATTACCGGAAATTTGTCACACAGATTGTTGAAAGATATCCGGTATATGCCAAAGGATTCGAGATTCGACAGGTCCACAAAACTCCCGAATTCTCCCTATTGGTGCAGGAGCATGATCAGAATGCATTCTCATTTTCCCGACAAGTAGGATACGACCGATTTCACTTCCCACTCGACAAGCCGGGAGGTACTAAGGCTTCTTTTGAAATCGAAGAAGGAGAATACCTGTTCTACAAAGTCATCCGGGACACTGATGCAGAAGCCAAGATCCGAACATTGTTGGACGGTGTGGCGCCAAACTCCAATAGCTTGACGCCTTGGGAGTATGTAGATAAGGAAAAAGGCCTGCAATGGCTTTCAGCGCATTCGGCTGAATTGCAAGGAAATGGCGTTCGAATCATTCAATCTAGCGAACGGTATCAGATCACGCTGGATAGACCAGAGGTGGTCATTTCCACGCAGGAATCAGGAGACTGGTTCGATATCAAGGCTGTCGTCCGGATCGGAGCCTTTGAAATTCCCTTCATCAAATTCAAACAGCATATCCTGCGCAACAAGCGTGAATATCTCCTCCCAGATGGTACAGTTGCCATCTTGCCGGATGAATGGTTTTCCGATTATCGCCACTTGATGGAAGTGTCGGATGAACCCAATGGAGAAGTGCTGCGCATCAAGAAATATCAGGCGCCTTTGCTGAACTTCCCTTCCACTCCAAATGGGTTGAAGGAAAAGATTCGGAATCTGGCCAATTATGAAGGAGTGCCGGAGGTTACCCCGCCTAAAAATCTGAAAGCTAAGCTGAGAAATTATCAGGAAGAAGGCTACAATTGGCTCCATTTCATGAAGGAGCAGGGGATGGGAGGAATTCTTGCCGATGATATGGGGCTTGGTAAAACCCTCCAGACGCTTTCTCTGCTTCAATCTGAATACGAGAATGGCGCGGAAATCCCCACCTTGGTCGTGTTGCCTACTTCCTTGATCCACAACTGGCAAAAGGAGGCAACCAAGTTTACCCCTGATCTGACCATTCACCTTCATATCGGAGTTGGTCGAACGAAAGACCTCGCGGTGTTCGCTTCCAAGCATTTGATTATCACGACTTACGGGATTGTGCGTCAGGATATCGAATTGCTCAAGGACTTCCCCTTCCACTACGTGGTGCTGGATGAATCCCAGATGATCAAGAATCCGGATTCCAAAACTGCCAAGGCTGTTCGGAAATTGGCTGCCAGACATCGTTTGTCTCTGACGGGTACGCCGATCGAGAATACGGTCATGGATATTTGGTCTCAAATGTCCTTCTTGAACCCCGGTTTGTTGGGCAATGAGTCTTTCTTCAAGAAATTCTACGTATTGCCGATCGAGCGTGAAAGTGACGAAAAGCGTTCGGAGAAGCTTCGCAGAATCATCTATCCATTTATCCTCCGCCGAAAAAAGGAGCAAGTGGAAAAGGATCTTCCGCCCAAAATCGAGAAACTGCATTATTGCGGCATGACCAGCAATCAGCAGTCACTCTATGAGGAAACGAAGAATACCTACCGCAACTACTTGATGGAGCTGATCAGCCAGAATATCTGGAAGAAGAACAAACTCAATATCCTGACGGGTCTCCAGAAATTGCGGCAGATTGCCATTCACCCCAAGATGCTGGAGCCGGATGAAACTGAATTGAAGGATTCCGGAAAGTATCAGGAAGTCAAGCGGATGCTTCAGACGGTGCTGTCCAAGGAGGGTTCCAAAGTCCTGATCTTTTCCCAATTCGTCAAAATGCTGCACATTCTCCGAGATGATCTCAAGGAGCAAGGCATTACCTACAACTATCTGGATGGAGCGACCAAGGACCGACAAGGACAGGTGGATTCCTTTCAGGAGAATGACGATATCCGGGTATTCCTCATCAGCTTGAAGGCTGGGGGAGTGGGACTCAACCTGACTGCTGCCGATTATGTGTTCATTCTCGATCCCTGGTGGAATCCAGCAGTTGAATCTCAGGCGGTTGACCGTTCTCACCGGATCGGCCAAAAGCACACCGTCATTTACTACAAGTTCATCACCAAGGACACCATCGAGGAAAAGATCCTCAATCTTCAGCGGGTAAAAGCCAAATTGTCGGATGACATCATCGCTGTGGAAGAGGATATCTACAAGTCGCTCGATGCAGTAGATCTGGAAGAATTGCTGAAATAG